A region from the Coffea eugenioides isolate CCC68of chromosome 9, Ceug_1.0, whole genome shotgun sequence genome encodes:
- the LOC113783153 gene encoding uncharacterized protein LOC113783153, translated as MDPKQEEETSSVHQRRSSEGLESTTLNYVSRVKRLLSRRMLVGIKDGRFFLGNFYCMDKQGNIILQDAVEYRCIRRSPASPVEQRGLGLILIPFSCRISCHVDCSVEEQLSLLSL; from the coding sequence ATGGATCCCAAACAAGAAGAAGAGACATCATCTGTACATCAGAGAAGAAGCTCAGAAGGGTTGGAGTCAACAACTTTGAATTATGTGAGCAGAGTGAAAAGGCTGCTGTCCCGTCGAATGTTAGTAGGGATCAAAGATGGAAGATTCTTCTTGGGTAATTTCTACTGCATGGATAAGCAAGGAAATATCATCCTTCAAGATGCAGTTGAATATCGTTGTATTAGACGTTCTCCTGCTTCTCCAGTGGAACAGCGAGGCCTTGGTCTGATTCTCATCCCTTTTTCTTGTCGGATATCTTGTCATGTCGACTGCTCTGTTGAGGAACAGTTGTCCCTCTTATCCCTTTAG